A single region of the Plasmodium malariae genome assembly, chromosome: 7 genome encodes:
- the SPC3 gene encoding signal peptidase complex subunit 3, putative — translation MDNFLNRLNVIFYSMALCFLVLCVFNYGTSFYLFDEKEMVTNIQVKSVKRIVYNRYIKGDEVVLSLDLSYDMRKAFNWNLKQLFLYVLVTYQTPEKVKNEVIIQDYIIKNKKTAKKNFKNFITKYSLKDYYNGLRNNLIILQVCYKYMPIVGFARSYEGAKISYRLPAEYFDSLPSNYPLYYPDK, via the coding sequence ATGGACAACTTTTTGAATAGGCtgaatgtaattttttattctatggCTTTATGCTTTCTTGTCCTGTGTGTTTTTAATTATGGAAcatcattttatttgtttgatGAAAAGGAAATGGTAACAAATATACAAGTAAAAAGTGTAAAAAGAATTGTTTacaatagatatataaaaggaGATGAAGTAGTGTTATCTCTAGATTTATCATATGATATGAGAAAAGCGTTTAACTGGAATTTGAAACAGTTATTTCTTTATGTTTTAGTAACATATCAAACACccgaaaaagtaaaaaacgAAGTAATTATTCAagattatattataaaaaataaaaagactgctaaaaagaattttaagaattttattaCCAAATATTCTCTTAAAGATTATTATAATGggttaagaaataatttaatcATTTTACAAGTTtgctataaatatatgcctATAGTTGGTTTTGCAAGGTCGTACGAAGGAGCAAAAATTTCTTATAGATTACCCGCAGAATATTTTGACAGCTTACCCTCTAATTATCCGTTATACTATCCTGACAAATAG
- the PmUG01_07016000 gene encoding prefoldin subunit 4, putative — MTNIKDVKYDLGLDMTVEDQKKIGKFTNLHYKQSVYEQKMKLMKENISNIDSSIDEVSLVFDPQDVMLNIDYVEESLEQINSEGRKILNKLEQEYKNIIKEKEKLKTELYAKFGNRIDLN, encoded by the exons ATGACGAATATTAAAGATGTAAAATATGACCTAGGCTTAGATATGACAGTAGAagaccaaaaaaaaattgggaAATTCACaaatttacattataaaCAGTCTGTTTACGAACAAAAGATGAAAttaatgaaagaaaatatatcaaacATTGATTCCTCAATTGATGAAGTCTCACTTGTTTTCGACCCCCAAGATGTTATGCTAAATATAG ATTACGTGGAAGAAAGCTTGGAACAGATCAACAGCGAAGGAAGAAAAAtcttaaataaattagaacaagaatataagaatatcataaaggaaaaagaaaaattaaaaactgAATTATATGCAAAATTTGGAAATAGAATCGATCTCAACTGA